A DNA window from Bos javanicus breed banteng chromosome 10, ARS-OSU_banteng_1.0, whole genome shotgun sequence contains the following coding sequences:
- the BBS4 gene encoding Bardet-Biedl syndrome 4 protein isoform X4, whose translation MLGKIFLLKGDLDKAIEIYKKAVEFSPENTELLTTLGLLYLQLGIYQKAFEHLGNTLTYDPTNYKAILAAGSMMQTHGDFDVALTKYKVVACAVIESPPLWNNIGMCFFGKKKYVAAISCLKRANYLAPLDWKILYNLGLVHLTMQQYASAFHFLSAAINFQPKMGELYMLLAVALTNLEDSENAKRAYEEAVRLDKCNPLVNLNYAVLLYNQGEKRDALAQYQEMEKKVNLLKYSSSLEFDPEMVEVAQKLGAALQVGEALVWTKPVKDPKSKHQTASTSKAAGFQQPLGSNQALGQAMSSAATCRKLSSGAGGTSQLTKPPSLPLEPEPTVEAQPTEASAQTREK comes from the exons ATGCTGGGCAAGATCTTCTTGCTGAAGGGAGACTTGGACAAGGCCATTGAAATCTACAAGAAAGCAGTGGA GTTCTCACCAGAAAATACAGAACTTCTTACAACTTTAGGATTACTCTACCTACAG CTCGGCATTTACCAGAAGGCATTTGAACATCTTGGAAATACACTAACTTACGACCCTACCAACTACAAG GCCATCTTGGCAGCAGGCAGCATGATGCAGACCCACGGGGACTTTGATGTTGCCCTCACCAAATACAAAGTTGTAGCGTGTGCTGTTATAGAAAGCCCTCCACTCTGGAATAACATCGGAATGTGCTTCTTTGGCAAGAAGAAATATGTGGCA gccaTCAGCTGCCTGAAACGAGCCAACTACCTGGCGCCTTTAGATTGGAAGATTCTCTATAATTTGGGCCTTGTCCACTTGACTATGCAGCAGTACGCTTCCGCTTTCCATTTCCTCAGCGCAGCCATCAACTTCCAGCCGAAGATGGGGGAGCTCTACATGCTCTTGGCTG TGGCTCTGACCAATCTGGAGGATTCAGAGAATGCCAAGAGAGCCTATGAAGAAGCAGTCCGCCTTGATAA GTGTAACCCTTTAGTAAACCTGAACTATGCTGTGCTGCTGTATAACCAGGGTGAGAAGAGGGACGCCCTGGCCCAGTATcaggagatggagaagaaagTCAACCTACTCAAGTACAGTAGCTCTCTGGAATTTGATCCGGAG ATGGTGGAGGTAGCCCAGAAGCTGGGAGCCGCTCTACAAGTCGGGGAGGCACTGGTCTGGACCAAACCAGTTAAAGATCCCAAATCAAAGCACCAGACTGCTTCAACCAGTAAAGCTGCCGGTTTCCAGCAGCCTCTGGGCTCTAATCAAGCCCTAGGACAGGCAATGTCTTCAGCAGCCACATGCAGGAAGCTCTCCTCAG GTGCTGGAGGAACATCCCAGCTCACAAAGCCACCATCCCTTCCTCTGGAGCCAGAGCCCACTGTGGAAGCACAACCCACGGAAGCATCAGCACAAACCAGAGAAAAGTAG